The following are encoded in a window of Manihot esculenta cultivar AM560-2 chromosome 8, M.esculenta_v8, whole genome shotgun sequence genomic DNA:
- the LOC110620003 gene encoding mannan endo-1,4-beta-mannosidase 6, whose amino-acid sequence MDTHKRVNWFHNLFSLAILFMFLGNAKSSNGFNAPESGQFELTVEEVDSHLPYSSANQGIYQMNDMEEDAWEMVQKKGTQFVVDDQPFYVNGFNTYWLMVFAADQSTRGKVTEVFQQASSVGLTVCRTWAFNDGQWRALQKSPGVYDEDVFKALDFVVSDARKYKMRLILSLSNNWEAYGGKAQYVKWGKAAGLNLTSDDDFFSHPTLRSYYKAHVKTVLNRVNTLTNITYKDDPTIFAWELMNEPRCTSDPSGDKLQSWIQEMAVHIKSMDAKHLVEIGLEGFYGPSAPDRAKFNPNTYATQVGTDFIRNHQTLGVDFASVHIYADSWISQTISDAHIEFTKSWMEAHIEDAEKYLDMPVIFAEFGVSTKDPGYNSSFRDTMFSTVYKTLLNSTKKGGSGGGSLLWQLFPDGTDYMDDGYAIVLSKSPSTSNLISLHSTRLAIFNSMCSWKCKWGCRKKNALETFLYHDDL is encoded by the exons ATGGATACCCACAAGAGAGTTAATTGGTTTCATAACCTTTTTTCACTGGCTATTTTGTTTATGTTCCTTGGAAATGCAAAGTCCAGTAATGGCTTTAATGCTCCTGAGAGTGGGCAATTTGAACTGACAGTGGAGGAAGTGGACAGCCATTTACCATATTCTAGTGCTAATCAAGG GATTTATCAGATGAATGATATGGAAGAAGATGCATGGGAAATGGTGCAGAAGAAAGGTACCCAGTTTGTGGTCGATGATCAGCCTTTCTATGTTAATGGCTTCAACACATACTGGCTGATGGTATTTGCTGCGGACCAATCTACCAGAGGAAAAGTCACTGAGGTTTTTCAACAAGCATCTTCAGTGGGTCTTACAGTCTGCCGAACTTGGGCATTTAATGATGGCCAATGGCGTGCTCTTCAGAAATCTCCAGGTGTTTATGATGAAGATGTTTTTAAG GCCTTGGATTTTGTGGTGAGTGATGCGAGAAAGTACAAGATGAGGCTCATTTTATCGTTGAGCAACAACTGGGAAGCATATGGTGGCAAAGCACAATATGTTAAATGGGGAAAAGCTGCTGGCCTTAATTTGACATCTGATGATGATTTCTTCTCTCATCCTACTCTCAGAAGCTATTACAAGGCTCATGTTAAG ACGGTGCTCAACAGAGTGAATACGCTCACAAACATAACTTACAAGGATGATCCAACAATATTTGCTTGGGAATTGATGAACGAACCTCGATGCACATCAGATCCTTCTGGTGATAAATTGCAG TCATGGATACAAGAAATGGCAGTGCATATCAAAAGCATGGATGCAAAACATTTAGTGGAGATTGGATTGGAAGGATTTTATGGTCCCTCAGCTCCTGACAGGGCTAAATTCAATCCTAATACTTATGCCACTCAAGTGGGAACTGACTTTATAAGGAACCATCAGACTCTTGGTGTTGATTTTGCTTCTGTTCACATTTATGCAGACTCTTG GATTTCGCAAACGATTTCTGATGCCCATATTGAATTCACCAAATCATGGATGGAAGCGCACATTGAGGATGCTGAGAAGTATCTAGATATGCCTGTCatatttgctgagtttggtgTATCAACAAAAGACCCTGGTTACAATTCGTCGTTCCGAGACACCATGTTCAGTACTGTGTACAAAACCCTTCTGAACTCCACAAAGAAAGGTGGGAGTGGGGGTGGGAGCCTTCTGTGGCAGCTGTTCCCAGACGGAACAGATTACATGGATGATGGGTATGCAATTGTTCTATCAAAATCTCCTTCAACATCAAATCTCATTTCCCTTCATTCTACGCGGCTTGCAATCTTCAATTCCATGTGTTCTTGGAAATGCAAATGGGGCTGCAGGAAGAAGAATGCCTTGGAGACATTCCTTTACCACGATGATTTGTAA
- the LOC110620002 gene encoding serine/threonine-protein kinase AtPK2/AtPK19 gives MVSSQLSGLTKTFMCKPLQNQLLFPENPPETLVSDHVELDFADVFGPLQAQASEVNCGDLANPLAGTDITELIYDDPVVIYNRSHSLVGPSSCVSQSPKLNKLTLHETEDSMELVELEESSDDDANEKVVEDNNGDSLEVHIVGIEDFEVLKVVGQGAFGRVYQVKKKGTSEIYAMKVMRKDRIVEKNHVEYMKAERDILTKMDHPFIVQLKYSFQTKYRLYLVLDFINGGHLFFQLYHHGLFREDLARVYAAEIVSAVSHLHANGIMHRDLKPENILLDADGHVMLTDFGLAKQFDENTRSNSMCGTVEYMAPEIILGRGHDKAADWWSVGVLLYEMLTGKPPFIGGNREKIQQKVVKDKMKLPAYLSSEAHSLLKGLLQKDASKRLGSGPTGSEEIKRHKWLKPINWKKLESREIQPSFRPEVAGKHCIANFEKRWTDMPLSDSPAASPKSNVNPFINFTYVRPQVPFLPKNDPLW, from the exons ATGGTTTCCTCTCAGTTATCAGGGTTAACAAAGACCTTCATGTGCAAACCATTGCAGAACCAGTTGCTTTTTCCTGAGAACCCTCCGGAGACTCTAGTCTCAGACCATGTTGAGCTAGACTTTGCTGATGTATTTGGTCCTTTGCAAGCTCAGGCATCTGAAGTGAATTGTGGTGATTTGGCAAATCCTTTGGCTGGGACAGATATCACTGAGCTTATTTACGATGATCCAGTTGTTATTTACAACCGATCGCATTCATTGGTTGGTCCCTCTTCTTGTGTTAGCCAGTCACCGAAGCTTAATAAACTCACTTTACATGAAACAGAGGATTCTATGGAGCTAGTGGAACTTGAGGAATCATCAGATGATGATGCCAATGAGAAAGTTGTTGAGGACAATAATGGAGATTCTTTGGAGGTCCACATTGTAGGGATCGAAGATTTTGAGGTTCTGAAAGTTGTTGGGCAAGGTGCATTTGGGAGAGTTTATCAGGTTAAGAAAAAGGGTACATCAGAAATATATGCAATGAAGGTAATGCGGAAGGACAGGATAGTTGAGAAGAATCATGTTGAGTACATGAAAGCAGAGAGAGACATTCTGACAAAAATGGATCATCCCTTCATTGTCCAGCTTAAGTACTCCTTCCAA ACCAAATATAGATTATACCTTGTTTTGGATTTCATCAATGGGGGTCACCTCTTCTTTCAGCTCTATCATCATGGCCTTTTCAG AGAGGATCTGGCTCGTGTATATGCTGCTGAAATTGTTTCTGCAGTTAGCCACCTTCATGCAAATGGTATAATGCATAGAGATCTAAAACCTGAAAATATCCTGTTGGATGCTGATGGCCAT GTAATGTTGACTGATTTTGGCTTGGCAAAGCAATTTGATGAAAATACAAGATCAAACTCAATGTGTGGAACAGTTGAATATATGGCACCCGAAATTATTCTTGGAAGGGGCCATGATAAGGCTGCGGACTGGTGGAGTGTAGGAGTTCTATTATATGAGATGCTGACTGGAAAG CCTCCTTTTATTGGTGGGAACAGGGAGAAAATTCAACAGAAGGTAGTTAAGGACAAGATGAAGTTACCAGCTTATTTGTCAAGTGAAGCGCATTCTTTATTGAAAGGG CTGCTACAAAAAGATGCCAGCAAGCGCCTAGGCAGTGGTCCTACAGGAAGTGAAGAAATTAAGCGTCACAAGTGGTTGAAGCCAATCAACTGGAAGAAATTAGAGTCTAGGGAGATCCAGCCCAGTTTCCGTCCAGAAGTAGCCGGGAAGCATTGCATTGCAAATTTTGAGAAGCGATGGACTGACATGCCACTGTCAGATTCTCCAGCTGCCAGCCCCAAGAGTAATGTGAACCCTTTTATTAATTTCACTTATGTAAGGCCCCAAGTCCCGTTCCTTCCAAAGAACGACCCTTTGTGGTAG
- the LOC110620372 gene encoding transcription elongation factor TFIIS, translated as MEIELVELFEVTTKAADAAASEGVSSNGPEVVRCVDALKQLKKFPVTYDILVSTQVGKRLRPLTKHPREKIQTVASDLLEIWKKVVIEETTRKKNGAVDNKSSGKAEISMGETVNIEKAQKAGAVKVEKIDREEAIRVERVPKEEKRASNVKKPSQAPIAPPKLTALVKCNDALRDKVRELLVEALSKVASEVDEDARDEVSAWDPIRIAVAIESAMFEKMGRSNGAQKVKYRSIMFNMKDPNNPDLRKRVLLGEVKPERLITMTPEEMASAQRQRENNQIKEKALFDCERGGPPKATTDQFKCGRCGQRKTTYYQMQTRSADEPMTTYVTCVNCNNHWKFC; from the exons ATGGAAATAGAGCTGGTGGAATTGTTTGAGGTCACGACGAAAGCCGCTGATGCCGCTGCCAGTGAGGGAGTTTCCTCCAATGGACCGGAGGTGGTGAGGTGCGTCGATGCACTGAAACAGCTCAAGAAGTTTCCGGTTACTTATGATATTTTGGTATCTACTCAG GTTGGTAAACGACTTCGACCTCTCACAAAGCATCCTAGGGAAAAAATCCAAACTGTGGCCTCTGACTTGCTAGAGATTTGGAAAAAGGTAGTTATTGAAGAGACCACTAGAAAGAAAAATGGTGCTGTTGATAATAAAAGTTCAGGGAAAGCTGAGATTTCAATGGGAGAGACCGTTAACATTGAGAAGGCTCAAAAAGCAGGTGCAGTAAAGGTTGAAAAGATTGATCGAGAAGAAGCTATCAGGGTTGAAAGGGTGCCCAAAGAGGAGAAACGTGCTTCTAATGTAAAGAAACCATCACAAGCCCCCATTGCTCCACCAAAGCTGACTGCATTAGTGAAATGCAATGATGCTTTACGTGACAAAGTTCGTGAACTTCTTGTGGAGGCCTTATCCAAAGTTGCTAGTGAGGTTGATGAGGATGCCAGGGATGAAGTAAGTGCATGGGACCCAATCCGAATTGCTGTAGCCATAGAATCTGCAATGTTTGAAAAGATGGGTCGTTCAAATGGAGCCCAAAAGGTCAAGTATAGGTCCATAATGTTCAACATGAAGGACCCAAATAACCCTGATTTGCGGAAAAGGGTTCTGCTTGGAGAGGTCAAACCAGAGAGACTCATCACAATGACACCTGAAGAAATGGCAAGTGCACAGAGACAACGTGAAAATAACCAAATCAAAGAGAAAGCATTATTTGATTGTGAGCGTGGTGGTCCGCCAAAAGCTACAACTGATCAGTTTAAGTGTGGTCGTTGTGGTCAGCGCAAGACCACTTACTATCAGATGCAGACTAGGAGTGCAGATGAACCTATGACAACATATGTAACTTGCGTAAACTGCAACAATCATTGGAAATTTTGCTAG
- the LOC110619996 gene encoding phospholipid-transporting ATPase 1, whose translation MTSDHPLLQSSDPPVPSRPRHSCRFGSFDCLCHNDSFNSSITDDPQYNPIGVDYLEKGEEDLSAGDTSFHIPVRESSNSAVTTQQFHPVEALQIEGFSLKCPTQENRCLVSWGAMELLHSNNNSTTVASFEISRNASAVHAKVGSGASSSLNDKLGFSQRKSCYRSSQFDNNALCEEDARFIYINDPRRTNDKYEFTGNEIRTSKYTLITFLPKNIFIQFHRVAYLYFLAIAALNQLPPLAVFGRTVSLFPLLFVLCVTAIKDGYEDWRRHRSDRNENNREALVLQSGQFLLKRWKKIRAGEIVKICIDETIPCDMVLLGTSDPSGVAYIQTMNLDGESNLKTRYARQETSSAVSEGCTISGLIRCEQPNRNVYEFTANMEFNGHKFSLSQSNIVLRGCQLKNTDWIIGVVVYAGQETKAMLNSAASPSKRSKLESYMNRETLWLSIFLLIMCLVVALGMGLWLAHYKEQLDTLPYYRKTYFTQGKDYGKRYKYYGIPMEIFFSFLSSIIVFQIMIPISLYITMELVRLGQSYFMIGDRHMYDSGSGSRFQCRSLNINEDLGQVRYIFSDKTGTLTQNKMEFKRASVYGKNYGGSLVVADQLQEEYLSDAAALRRQERKSTLAVDSDLMKLLHKDLVEDERITAHDFFLTLAACNTVIPIRTCDKSSSCADTGCHEDVETVAYQGESPDEQALVSAASAYGYTLYERTSGHIVIDVNGEKLRLDVLGMHEFDSVRKRMSVVIRFPDNSVKVLVKGADISMSSILAEDSERDNHVRHTTQRHLTEYSVEGLRTLVVAARDLTEAELELWQYRFDDASTSLTDRATKLRQTAALIECDLNLLGATGVEDKLQDGVPEAIESLRQAGIKVWVLTGDKQETAISIGLSCKLLTTDMEQMIINGNSENECRKLLADAKAKYGVKSSNGGNHKLKCNKNAEIDYLEIAEGKKEGIVKMPLALVIDGNSLVYILEKELESELFDLATSCKVVLCCRVAPLQKAGIVDLIKSRTDDMTLAIGDGANDVSMIQMADVGVGICGQEGRQAVMASDFAMGQFRFLKRLLLVHGHWNYQRIGYLVLYNFYRNAVFVLMLFWYILCTAFSTTSALTDWSSVLYSVIYTSVPTIVVGILDKDLSHRTLLEYPKLYGAGYRQEAYNMRLFWITMADTLWQSLVLFSIPIFIYKESTIDIWSIGSLWTIAVVILVNIHLAMDVKRWVYITHVAVWGSVIITFACMVVLDSLPVFPNYGTIYHLAKSPTYWLTILLIIVIALLPRFLLKVVHHIFWPSDIQIAREAEILRRGPDHLRSRAGGC comes from the exons ATGACTTCTGACCATCCGTTGCTGCAGTCATCAGATCCCCCTGTGCCCTCACGGCCTCGCCACTCATGCAGATTTGGCTCCTTCGATTGTCTCTGCCACAATGATTCTTTCAATTCTTCCAttactgatgaccctcaataCAATCCCATTGGCGTAGATTATTTGGAGAAGGGTGAGGAAGATCTTTCAGCTGGAGACACCAGCTTCCATATTCCAGTTAGAGAAAGTTCCAATTCTGCTGTAACAACGCAGCAATTCCATCCTGTTGAGGCTCTGCAAATTGAGGGGTTTTCATTGAAATGCCCCACGCAGGAGAATAGATGCCTGGTATCGTGGGGTGCAATGGAACTGCTGCATAGCAATAACAATAGCACAACTGTAGCTAGCTTTGAAATTTCCAGGAATGCATCTGCAGTTCATGCTAAGGTGGGCTCTGGGGCTTCATCTTCACTTAACGATAAATTGGGTTTTTCTCAGAGGAAGAGCTGCTACAGGAGTTCGCAGTTTGATAATAATGCATTGTGCGAGGAAGATGCCAGGTTCATCTACATCAATGATCCTAGGCGAACCAATGATAAGTATGAGTTCACAGGGAATGAGATACGAACAAGCAAGTACACATTGATTACTTTCTTgccaaaaaatattttcattcagTTCCATCGAGTGGCTTATTTGTATTTCCTGGCTATTGCTGCTCTCAATCAACTTCCTCCTCTTGCAGTGTTTGGGAGAACTGTGTCCCTTTTTCCACTACTTTTTGTGCTTTGTGTCACAGCTATTAAAGATGGTTATGAGGATTGGCGAAGGCACAGATCAGACCGCAATGAGAACAACCGAGAGGCCCTTGTGCTGCAATCTGGTCAGTTCCTACTGAAAAGATGGAAGAAGATACGAGCTGGTGAAATAGTTAAGATTTGTATTGATGAGACAATTCCTTGTGACATGGTTTTACTAGGGACCAGTGATCCTAGTGGTGTCGCTTACATTCAAACCATGAATTTGGATGGCGAGTCAAACTTGAAGACGAGGTATGCCAGGCAGGAAACATCTTCAGCTGTATCGGAAGGATGTACAATTTCAGGTTTAATCAGATGTGAACAACCTAACAGGAATGTTTATGAGTTCACAGCCAATATGGAATTCAATGGGCATAAGTTTTCCCTCAGCCAATCAAACATTGTTTTGCGAGGTTGTCAGCTAAAGAACACTGATTGGATAATTGGTGTTGTGGTGTATGCTGGGCAGGAAACAAAAGCAATGTTGAATAGTGCAGCATCTCCTTCCAAGAGAAGTAAACTGGAAAGTTACATGAACCGGGAAACACTATGGTTGTCTATTTTCCTTCTCATTATGTGTCTAGTTGTGGCACTTGGAATGGGCCTTTGGCTTGCACACTACAAGGAGCAGCTTGATACCTTGCCTTATTACAGAAAGACTTATTTCACTCAAGGGAAGGATTATGGGAAGAGATACAAGTATTATGGAATACCCATGGAgattttcttctcctttttgaGTTCAATTATAGTGTTTCAAATAATGATTCCAATATCTCTTTATATTACAATGGAGCTGGTTCGTTTAGGACAGTCCTATTTCATGATTGGAGACAGGCATATGTATGACAGTGGTTCTGGCTCAAGGTTTCAGTGCAGATCATTGAATATAAATGAGGATTTGGGTCAGGTACGCTATATCTTTTCAGACAAAACAGGGACACTTACCCagaataaaatggaatttaaGAGAGCAAGTGTGTATGGGAAGAATTATGGTGGCTCCTTGGTTGTGGCTGATCAGTTGCAGGAAGAGTACCTTTCAG ATGCAGCTGCACTCAGGAGACAGGAACGTAAATCTACACTCGCAGTCGATTCTGATCTTATGAAATTGTTGCACAAGGACTTGGTTGAAGATGAGAGGATTACTGCACATGACTTTTTCCTGACACTGGCTGCATGCAATACCGTCATCCCTATTCGTACTTGTGATAAATCTTCTAGTTGTGCTGATACTGGATGTCATGAGGATGTAGAAACTGTTGCATATCAGGGTGAATCTCCTGATGAGCAAGCGCTAGTTTCTGCAGCCTCTGCTTATGGATATACTCTATATGAACGCACATCTGGGCACATAGTAATTGATGTTAATGGTGAGAAATTAAG GTTAGATGTATTGGGTATGCATGAATTTGATAGTGTGCGGAAAAGAATGTCCGTTGTCATCAGATTTCCCGACAACAGTGTGAAGGTTTTGGTGAAAGGAGCTGATATATCCATGTCCAGTATTTTAGCTGAAGACAGTGAGAGGGATAATCATGTGAGGCATACAACACAACGCCATTTGACTGAATATTCAGTGGAAGGTCTACGTACACTTGTTGTTGCTGCAAGAGATCTTACAGAGGCAGAACTGGAGCTGTGGCAATACAGATTTGATGATGCAAGCACTTCCTTGACTGATAGAGCCACAAAACTACGTCAAACAGCAGCTCTTATAGAATGTGATTTAAATCTACTTGGTGCTACTGGCGTTGAAGACAAGCTACAAGATGGTGTACCAGAAGCCATTGAGTCTCTCCGGCAAGCAGGGATCAAGGTATGGGTTCTGACTGGAGATAAACAAGAGACAGCAATTTCAATTGGCCTTTCTTGCAAACTCCTGACAACAGATATGGAGCAAATGATTATAAATGGAAATTCAGAGAATGAGTGCAGAAAACTTTTGGCTGATGCCAAGGCCAAGTATGGTGTGAAATCATCAAATGGAggaaaccataaattaaaatgCAATAAGAATGCTGAAATTGACTACCTTGAGATAGCTGAAGGGAAGAAGGAAGGAATAGTGAAAATGCCACTAGCACTTGTAATCGATGGGAATAGTTTGGTGTACATTTTGGAGAAAGAACTGGAATCAGAA CTTTTTGACCTTGCGACTTCCTGTAAGGTTGTTCTTTGCTGTCGTGTTGCACCATTGCAAAAGGCAGGAATTGTTGATCTAATCAAGAGCCGCACTGATGATATGACATTGGCTATAGGCGATG GGGCCAATGATGTTTCAATGATCCAAATGGCTGATGTTGGTGTTGGAATTTGTGGTCAAGAAGGGCGTCAAGCAGTGATGGCATCTGATTTTGCTATGGGACAGTTTCGATTTTTGAAAAGATTACTTTTGGTGCATGGACACTGGAATTATCAACGCATCGGTTATTTGGTTTTGTACAACTTTTATCGGAATGCTGTTTTTGTATTAATGCTTTTCTG GTATATATTGTGCACAGCTTTTTCAACAACTTCAGCATTGACGGATTGGAGTAGTGTTCTTTATTCTGTTATCTATACTTCTGTGCCTACCATTGTCGTTGGTATTCTCGATAAGGATTTGAGCCATCGAACACTATTAGAGTATCCTAAACTTTATGGTGCGGGGTATAGACAAGAGGCTTACAACATGCGCCTGTTCTGGATCACAATGGCTGATACACTATGGCAGAGTCTAGTCCTCTTCAGTATTCCCATATTCATTTACAAAGAGAGCACAATTGATATATGGAGCATAGGCAGTTTATGGACAATAGCAGTTGTTATTCTTGTTAATATACACTTGGCAATGGACGTCAAGCGTTGGGTTTATATTACTCATGTTGCTGTTTGGGGGTCAGTGATCATTACATTTGCCTGTATGGTGGTATTGGACTCTTTACCGGTATTCCCCAATTATGG GACTATTTACCATCTGGCTAAGTCACCGACATATTGGCTCACCATCTTGCTCATAATAGTCATTGCATTGCTCCCTCGGTTTCTTCTCAAAGTTGTACATCATATCTTTTGGCCTTCTGATATCCAAATAGCCAGAGAAGCTGAAATTCTGAGGAGAGGACCTGATCACTTGAGGTCAAGAGCTGGTGGATGTTGA